Proteins encoded by one window of Vigna radiata var. radiata cultivar VC1973A chromosome 5, Vradiata_ver6, whole genome shotgun sequence:
- the LOC106761783 gene encoding putative clathrin assembly protein At5g57200 → MGTFQSFRKAYGALKDSTKVGLAKVNSEYKELDIAIVKATNHVEYPPKERHVRKIFYATSAHQPRADVSYCIHKLSKRLSKTRSWIVAIKALIVIHRTLREGDPTFREEMLNYSRRGHILQISNFKDDSSPQAWDCSAWVRTYALFLEERLECFRVLKYDIESERLTKASPTATKAHSRTRSLNSEELLGQLPALQQLLYRLIACQPEGCSYSNYLVQYALALVLKESFKIYCALNDGIINLVDMFFDMTRHDAVKALNIYKRAGQQAENLADFYEYCKGLELARNFQFPTLRQPPPSFLATMEEYIREAPQTGYVNRRLEYQENDESSKEDSESDETEEPEENEEHYEEFNEEDSVAGDETQSKEEVEVEVEPPPLISTDDGANDLLGLNEINLKAMELEENNAMALAIVPPGGSNPNNLTLSTIDGTTGWELSLVTAQSKHTGQATDRKMAGGFDTLLLDSLYEDENARRQLQLQNAGYGHGGTAMDVQNPFDHYNQQDPFVMSNNIAPPTNVQLALMAQQQQQQMMFQHPQMLYQQQPQQNNMMMMIPHQQQPQNQYSQHPDSHNPFGDPLPLPNYNQNYMPQQGNYNLM, encoded by the exons ATGGGAACGTTTCAGAGCTTCAGAAAAGCCTATGGAGCTCTCAAGGATTCTACCAAGGTTGGCCTTGCCAAAGTCAATAGCGAATACAAG GAGTTGGATATTGCAATTGTAAAAGCTACCAATCACGTCGAATACCCTCCCAAGGAGCGTCATGTTCGaa AAATATTTTATGCAACATCAGCACACCAGCCACGAGCAGATGTATCATACTGCATTCATAAACTTTCTAAGAGACTTTCCAAAACACGAAGCTGGATA GTTGCTATAAAGGCATTAATAGTCATTCATAGGACTTTAAGAGAGGGTGATCCTACCTTTAGAGAAGAGATGCTTAACTACTCACGCAGGGGACATATTCTCCAAATATCCAATTTCAAAGATGATTCAAGCCCTCAAG CATGGGATTGTTCTGCATGGGTTCGAACCTATGCACTATTTTTGGAAGAAAGACTTGAATGCTTTAGggtgcttaaatatgatatagaATCAGAACGTTTGACAAAAGCATCACCAACTGCAACTAAA GCACACAGTAGAACTCGATCACTGAATAGTGAGGAGCTGTTGGGGCAGTTACCTGCTCTGCAACAACTCCTATATCGTCTTATTGCTTGTCAG CCTGAAGGATGTTCTTATAGCAACTACCTAGTGCAGTATGCATTGGCTCTG GTTTTGaaagaaagtttcaaaatatattgtGCACTCAATGATGGAATCATCAATCTCGTGGATATG TTCTTTGATATGACAAGACATGACGCAGTGAAGGctctaaacatttataaaagaGCTGGTCAACAG GCTGAGAATCTTGCTGACTTCTATGAATATTGCAAGGGCTTGGAACTTGCAAGAAATTTCCAGTTTCCAACACTGAGACAG CCACCTCCCTCTTTCCTTGCAACTATGGAAGAATACATTAGAGAAGCACCTCAAACAGGATATGTTAACAGGAGATTG GAATATCAAGAAAATGATGAATCATCTAAAGAAGATTCAGAATCCGATGAAACTGAAGAGcctgaagaaaatgaagaacacTATGAGGAATTCAACGAGGAAGATTCGGTAGCAGGAGATGAAACACAATCTAAggaggaggtggaggtggaAGTTGAGCCTCCTCCTTTGATATCAACCGATGATGGTGCAAATGATTTGTTG GGGCTTAATGAAATAAATCTAAAAGCTATGGAACTGGAGGAAAACAATGCTATGGCTCTTGCAATTGTACCACCTGGTG GAAGTAACCCAAACAATCTTACATTGAGTACCATTGATGGAACTACTGGTTGGGAACTTTCATTAGTTACAGCACAAAGTAAACATACTGGTCAAGCCACAGATCGCAAAATG GCCGGTGGTTTTGATACGCTGTTATTGGACAGTCTGTATGAAGATGAAAATGCCAGAAGACAACTTCAACTCCAAAATGCAGGTTATGGACATGGAGGAACCGCCATGGATGTACAGAACCCTTTTGATCATTATAACCAACAAGATCCTTTTGTAATGTCCAACAACATAGCACCTCCAACCAATGTGCAATTGGCACTCATggctcaacaacaacaacaacagatGATGTTCCAACATCCACAAATGTTGTAccaacaacaaccacaacaaaacaacatgatgatgatgattcctCACCAGCAGCAACCACAAAACCAATACTCTCAGCATCCAGATTCTCATAATCCATTTGGAGATCCTTTGCCATTACCAAACTATAATCAGAATTACATGCCCCAACAAGgaaattacaatttaatgtaG
- the LOC106759918 gene encoding uncharacterized protein LOC106759918, whose protein sequence is MTMMAGFLWRAKSVGRIPSLAVAMRRRSTKAGASQVVEVDMAEYDVALKHFDDLIHRIIVKKATPDWLPFVPGSSFWVPPRPSPTNVVDLVHKLTREDDRPHDSPLLSTLRGWPSSNFFINENESSDEEDTEMEVISTDGRERTVKVKVLTLSENVAHSEDEES, encoded by the exons ATGACCATGATGGCGGGATTCCTGTGGAGGGCAAAGTCTGTGGGCCGAATCCCATCGCTGGCGGTGGCGATGCGGCGGAGGTCCACCAAGGCGGGGGCGTCGCAGGTGGTGGAGGTTGACATGGCGGAGTACGACGTGGCGCTGAAGCACTTCGATGACCTAATCCACAGGATCATCGTGAAGAAGGCCACTCCGGACTGGCTACCCTTCGTGCCCGGTTCCTCATTCTGGGTCCCGCCGCGACCATCGCCCACCAACGTCGTCGACCTCGTCCACAAACTAACCCGCGAAGACGATCGTCCCCACGATTCCCCTCTCCTCTCCACCCTCCGTGGTTGGCCCTCGTCGAATTTCTTCATCAATG AGAATGAATCTAGTGATGAGGAGGATACTGAAATGGAGGTAATTAGCACGGATGGGAGAGAGAGGACTGTGAAAGTGAAGGTTTTGACATTATCAGAAAATGTAGCTCACTCAGAAGATGAAGAGAGTTAA
- the LOC106759879 gene encoding uncharacterized protein LOC106759879 isoform X1 produces the protein MAENPPETVPSSSQPSSSSSSQKLPQDSPQVPAFSNLPPYLGGYYQMIPGMYPALVPGLTLPQHEEHGNRGAGIYAVPVNSFDRQVTGLPCNTLIPLTYRIPTSRPSSEAVAASENQGQAGQQPQQQHPAPQRQVVVRRFQIAFQIDLLLMLKLAAVIFLFNQDGSRQRLIVLVFFAAIVYLYQTGALTPIIRWLSRGMQRAAAPPHPARPAARAENVPPPRQEGDNVTPAEGQPEAEIGNQPANEAERAVGNENVAEVGGVNGGNQWWGIVKEIQMIVFGFITSLLPGFHNHMD, from the exons ATGGCGGAAAACCCTCCCGAAACGGTGCCGTCTAGCTCACAaccttcttcgtcttcttcgtcTCAGAAATTGCCTCAAGATTCTCCTCAG GTCCCTGCATTTTCGAATCTTCCGCCGTATTTGGGTGGATATTATCAAATGATTCCTGGTATGTACCCTGCACTTGTTCCAGGGTTAACTCTGCCGCAACATGAGGAACATGGGAACCGCGGAGCTGGCATATATGCTGTTCCTGTTAACTCCTTCGATAGACAAGTTACTGGACTTCCATGCAACACCCTGATTCCGCTGACTTACCGCATACCCAC CAGTAGGCCAAGTTCTGAAGCTGTTGCTGCCAGTGAAAATCAGGGGCAAGCGGGACAGCAACCTCAACAGCAGCACCCTGCACCTCAAAGACAAGTCGTTGTTAGGAGATTTCAAATTGcatttcaaattgatttattGCTTATGTTGAAGCTGGCAGCTGTGATCTTTTTATTTAACCAAGATGGATCAAGGCAGAGGCTTATTGTCCTTGTGTTCTTTGCTGCTATTGTATATTT ATACCAAACTGGAGCTTTGACACCAATAATAAGATGGCTTTCACGAGGTATGCAGAGAGCAGCAGCACCTCCTCATCCAGCAAGACCTGCAGCCAGAGCTGAAAATGTTCCTCCACCCAGGCAAGAGGGTGATAATGTTACTCCAGCAG AGGGTCAACCTGAAGCCGAGATTGGGAACCAGCCTGCAAATGAAGCAGAGCGGGCGGTTGGGAATGAAAATGTTGCAGAAGTTGGAGGAGTAAATGGTGGGAATCAGTGGTGGGGCATTGTAAAGGAGATCCAGATGATTGTCTTTGGATTTATCACTTCCCTTCTCCCTGGGTTCCACAACCATATGGATTGA
- the LOC106759879 gene encoding uncharacterized protein LOC106759879 isoform X2, with the protein MAENPPETVPSSSQPSSSSSSQKLPQDSPQVPAFSNLPPYLGGYYQMIPGMYPALVPGLTLPQHEEHGNRGAGIYAVPVNSFDRQVTGLPCNTLIPLTYRIPTRPSSEAVAASENQGQAGQQPQQQHPAPQRQVVVRRFQIAFQIDLLLMLKLAAVIFLFNQDGSRQRLIVLVFFAAIVYLYQTGALTPIIRWLSRGMQRAAAPPHPARPAARAENVPPPRQEGDNVTPAEGQPEAEIGNQPANEAERAVGNENVAEVGGVNGGNQWWGIVKEIQMIVFGFITSLLPGFHNHMD; encoded by the exons ATGGCGGAAAACCCTCCCGAAACGGTGCCGTCTAGCTCACAaccttcttcgtcttcttcgtcTCAGAAATTGCCTCAAGATTCTCCTCAG GTCCCTGCATTTTCGAATCTTCCGCCGTATTTGGGTGGATATTATCAAATGATTCCTGGTATGTACCCTGCACTTGTTCCAGGGTTAACTCTGCCGCAACATGAGGAACATGGGAACCGCGGAGCTGGCATATATGCTGTTCCTGTTAACTCCTTCGATAGACAAGTTACTGGACTTCCATGCAACACCCTGATTCCGCTGACTTACCGCATACCCAC TAGGCCAAGTTCTGAAGCTGTTGCTGCCAGTGAAAATCAGGGGCAAGCGGGACAGCAACCTCAACAGCAGCACCCTGCACCTCAAAGACAAGTCGTTGTTAGGAGATTTCAAATTGcatttcaaattgatttattGCTTATGTTGAAGCTGGCAGCTGTGATCTTTTTATTTAACCAAGATGGATCAAGGCAGAGGCTTATTGTCCTTGTGTTCTTTGCTGCTATTGTATATTT ATACCAAACTGGAGCTTTGACACCAATAATAAGATGGCTTTCACGAGGTATGCAGAGAGCAGCAGCACCTCCTCATCCAGCAAGACCTGCAGCCAGAGCTGAAAATGTTCCTCCACCCAGGCAAGAGGGTGATAATGTTACTCCAGCAG AGGGTCAACCTGAAGCCGAGATTGGGAACCAGCCTGCAAATGAAGCAGAGCGGGCGGTTGGGAATGAAAATGTTGCAGAAGTTGGAGGAGTAAATGGTGGGAATCAGTGGTGGGGCATTGTAAAGGAGATCCAGATGATTGTCTTTGGATTTATCACTTCCCTTCTCCCTGGGTTCCACAACCATATGGATTGA